One part of the Tunicatimonas pelagia genome encodes these proteins:
- a CDS encoding UDP-glucuronic acid decarboxylase family protein, giving the protein MSKKRILITGGAGFLGSHLCERFLKEGYYVIAMDNLITGNIKNIEHLMHCSDFEYYHSDVSNYVHVSGDLDYILHFASPASPIDYLQMPIQTLKVGSLGTHNCLGLARAKNARILVASTSEVYGDPNVHPQPETYWGNVNPIGPRGVYDEAKRFQEAITMAYHTYHKLETRIIRIFNTYGPRMRLNDGRALPAFLGQALRGQDITVFGDGSQTRSFCYVDDLVEGIYRLLLSDYPHPVNIGNPDEISIKDFAEEIIKLTGTDQKIVYKPLPKDDPMQRKPDISRAKEILGWEPKVSRAEGLKITYEYYKERA; this is encoded by the coding sequence ATGAGTAAAAAACGAATATTGATTACAGGGGGAGCCGGATTTCTCGGCTCCCACCTTTGTGAACGTTTCCTGAAAGAGGGCTACTACGTCATTGCGATGGACAACCTGATTACCGGAAACATCAAAAATATTGAACACCTTATGCATTGCTCTGATTTCGAGTACTATCACAGCGATGTTTCTAATTATGTGCATGTCTCGGGCGACCTAGACTATATTTTGCACTTTGCCTCCCCTGCCAGTCCTATCGACTACCTACAGATGCCGATCCAAACGCTGAAGGTAGGTTCGTTGGGAACGCATAACTGTCTGGGACTAGCCCGAGCCAAAAATGCCCGCATTCTGGTGGCTTCCACTTCAGAGGTATACGGCGATCCTAATGTTCATCCTCAGCCCGAAACCTACTGGGGCAACGTGAACCCAATTGGCCCTCGGGGGGTTTATGATGAGGCTAAGCGGTTTCAAGAAGCCATTACAATGGCCTATCATACGTACCATAAGTTGGAAACCCGGATTATCCGAATTTTCAATACCTACGGTCCGCGTATGCGCTTAAATGATGGTCGAGCACTGCCTGCTTTCTTAGGACAAGCTCTACGCGGACAAGATATCACCGTGTTTGGTGATGGTTCCCAGACTCGCTCCTTTTGCTACGTAGACGACTTGGTGGAAGGCATTTATCGTTTGCTTCTGAGCGACTATCCGCACCCTGTAAACATTGGTAATCCTGACGAAATCAGCATCAAAGATTTTGCGGAAGAAATTATCAAATTAACCGGTACCGATCAGAAAATTGTGTACAAACCGCTACCGAAAGATGACCCTATGCAACGTAAGCCGGATATTTCCCGTGCCAAAGAAATCTTAGGCTGGGAACCTAAAGTGTCCCGCGCCGAAGGGCTGAAGATTACCTACGAATATTATAAAGAGCGAGCGTAG
- the rpsU gene encoding 30S ribosomal protein S21, giving the protein MITVNVKENESIDRALKRFKKKFEKTGTLRELRSRTHYEKPSVSRRTERIKAAYRQRMQSMENG; this is encoded by the coding sequence ATGATTACTGTAAATGTAAAAGAAAACGAATCAATTGATCGCGCGCTCAAGCGATTTAAGAAAAAATTTGAGAAAACTGGTACACTTCGTGAGCTACGCTCGCGCACTCACTATGAGAAGCCTTCGGTATCTCGTCGCACTGAGCGAATCAAAGCCGCTTATCGTCAGCGTATGCAGTCTATGGAAAATGGCTAG
- a CDS encoding GatB/YqeY domain-containing protein: MSLKQQVEADLKEAMRAKDQDTLRALRGIKSMILLAETEKGAEGELTEATEMQLLTKAAKQRKESLETFQQQGRDDLAEKEQAELEVINRYLPQPMTEEEIKQALQKIIQEEGASGMKDMGRVMGRASKDLAGRADGKTMSTIVRQLLA; this comes from the coding sequence ATGAGCCTTAAACAGCAAGTAGAAGCCGACCTAAAAGAAGCCATGCGGGCCAAAGACCAAGATACATTGCGAGCCCTGCGAGGCATTAAATCTATGATTCTTCTGGCCGAAACTGAAAAAGGGGCTGAAGGTGAGCTTACCGAAGCTACTGAAATGCAATTACTTACTAAAGCCGCCAAGCAACGGAAAGAATCGTTGGAAACTTTTCAGCAGCAGGGGCGGGATGATCTAGCGGAGAAAGAGCAAGCCGAGCTAGAGGTTATTAACCGTTATTTGCCTCAGCCTATGACCGAAGAAGAAATAAAACAGGCTCTCCAAAAAATTATTCAGGAAGAGGGAGCCTCGGGAATGAAAGACATGGGAAGGGTAATGGGACGCGCTTCTAAGGACCTAGCGGGGCGCGCCGATGGAAAAACAATGTCTACTATTGTCCGACAACTTCTAGCTTAG
- a CDS encoding tyrosine-type recombinase/integrase, with protein sequence MIDTFVKFLTYEKRASPHTITSYHTDLLQFHAFLKHHAPGLPTEKADHQEIRAWIVDLANKQNTARSINRKISTLRSYYKFLQQREYIKQNPTHKVRALKANYPLPHFVQNNDLFELLEQCKFTKDFPGYRDRLILELFYGAGIRLSELINLETDLVNLSDATLKVRGKGAKERIIPFPKSIATLIEHYVKAKCEFFAGDSNSHFLLVTNKGDQLYPMMVYRTVRKYLDQYTTIDKRSPHVMRHTFATHLLDNGADLHAIKDLLGHATLAATQVYTHNSTEQLKKIFKQAHPKA encoded by the coding sequence ATGATTGATACGTTTGTTAAGTTTTTGACCTACGAGAAGCGAGCCAGTCCGCATACCATTACGTCTTACCATACCGACTTATTACAGTTTCATGCTTTCTTGAAGCATCACGCACCTGGTTTGCCTACCGAAAAAGCCGATCACCAAGAGATTCGAGCCTGGATTGTGGATTTGGCTAACAAGCAAAATACGGCCCGCTCAATTAATCGAAAAATTAGCACGCTGCGATCTTACTACAAATTTCTTCAGCAGCGGGAGTATATTAAACAGAACCCCACGCATAAAGTGCGAGCGTTAAAAGCAAACTATCCGCTACCGCATTTTGTGCAGAATAATGATCTGTTTGAACTACTCGAGCAGTGTAAATTCACTAAAGATTTTCCAGGTTACCGCGACCGTCTGATTTTAGAGCTTTTTTACGGAGCGGGTATCCGCCTATCGGAATTGATTAATCTGGAAACTGATCTGGTAAATTTATCTGATGCTACCTTGAAGGTGCGTGGTAAAGGAGCTAAAGAGCGTATTATTCCCTTTCCGAAAAGTATAGCTACGTTAATAGAACATTACGTAAAAGCAAAATGCGAATTTTTTGCTGGCGATAGCAATAGCCATTTTCTGCTGGTCACCAACAAGGGCGACCAATTGTACCCCATGATGGTCTACCGCACGGTGCGAAAATATTTGGATCAGTATACTACCATTGATAAGCGAAGCCCGCACGTAATGCGTCACACGTTTGCTACCCATTTACTAGACAATGGTGCTGACCTGCACGCCATTAAGGATCTGCTGGGGCACGCAACGCTCGCCGCCACTCAGGTGTACACCCACAATTCTACTGAGCAGCTGAAAAAAATATTCAAGCAAGCTCATCCAAAAGCCTAA
- a CDS encoding CvpA family protein, translating to MTGWDWALVVILFLGAYRGYKKGILLEVIAIIGFVVAIIAALHLLPQSTAWLTDQFGSESNVLPILAFLLTFIVIVVVATMLGRLLKSVIHLTPFGFADEILGAALGAIKWAFILSLLLAGLDWAEIEIESLNSGQLYGLLRPFSSVVIDQIILWFPAVEEMVKTIDNFFKEKQSLSLH from the coding sequence GTGACTGGCTGGGATTGGGCACTGGTTGTTATTCTTTTTTTGGGGGCGTACCGAGGATACAAAAAAGGTATTCTGTTGGAGGTAATTGCCATTATTGGCTTTGTAGTGGCTATCATTGCTGCGTTGCACCTTCTGCCCCAATCTACTGCTTGGCTAACTGACCAGTTTGGTTCGGAAAGCAACGTGCTGCCCATACTAGCGTTTCTGCTAACGTTTATCGTAATTGTTGTGGTAGCTACTATGCTGGGGCGACTGCTTAAAAGCGTTATTCATCTCACTCCCTTTGGTTTTGCTGATGAAATACTTGGTGCCGCTTTGGGAGCTATAAAGTGGGCGTTTATCCTAAGTTTACTTTTAGCCGGTCTGGATTGGGCAGAAATAGAGATAGAATCACTCAACAGTGGTCAGCTTTACGGATTATTGCGCCCGTTCTCTTCAGTAGTAATCGATCAGATTATTCTGTGGTTTCCGGCGGTGGAGGAGATGGTGAAAACTATTGACAACTTTTTTAAAGAAAAACAGTCTTTATCATTACATTAA
- a CDS encoding pyridoxine 5'-phosphate synthase — translation MTKLSVNINKIATLRNARGGNNPSVTQVAKDAERFGAQGITVHPRPDERHIRYDDVMQLKDVVTTEFNIEGYPDARYLEIIEKVRPTQATLVPDPPHVLTSNAGWDTVERVDFLKDIIAQIKEWGVRTSIFVDPDVKIVEGASSVGTDRIELYTEPYASYYSKDREKAVGSYVSAANRAQELGLGINAGHDLDLKNLAYLKEKIPFMNEVSIGHALVCDALYYGLENTIQMYRKQLA, via the coding sequence ATGACGAAGTTAAGCGTAAACATCAATAAAATTGCTACGTTGCGTAATGCCCGCGGAGGAAATAACCCTAGCGTGACGCAAGTAGCCAAAGATGCTGAGCGGTTTGGTGCTCAGGGAATTACGGTGCATCCCCGACCTGATGAGCGGCATATCCGTTACGATGACGTGATGCAACTAAAGGATGTAGTAACTACCGAATTTAATATTGAGGGCTATCCTGATGCGCGGTATTTAGAGATTATTGAGAAAGTACGACCCACCCAGGCCACGTTAGTTCCTGATCCTCCGCACGTGCTCACATCAAACGCAGGCTGGGATACTGTGGAGCGAGTTGATTTTCTAAAAGACATTATCGCTCAAATTAAAGAATGGGGGGTGAGAACGTCTATTTTCGTAGACCCCGACGTAAAAATTGTAGAAGGGGCATCTTCAGTAGGCACCGACCGCATTGAATTATATACCGAGCCTTACGCTAGTTACTATTCCAAAGATCGAGAGAAAGCAGTTGGCTCTTACGTAAGTGCTGCCAATAGAGCCCAAGAGCTGGGTTTAGGAATTAACGCTGGGCACGATCTAGACCTAAAAAACTTAGCCTATCTAAAAGAGAAAATTCCTTTTATGAATGAGGTCTCTATTGGTCACGCATTGGTCTGCGACGCACTCTACTACGGATTAGAGAATACTATTCAGATGTATCGGAAGCAATTAGCGTAG
- the hpf gene encoding ribosome hibernation-promoting factor, HPF/YfiA family: MKLQVHAVHFDADSKLIDFVQRKVDKLEAIYERIVDGEVFLKLENGEAVDNKIVEIKLNIPGNQLFVKEQSDSFEAAADNAVEVLKRQLKKHKEKQSAY, from the coding sequence ATGAAGCTACAAGTGCATGCCGTCCATTTCGACGCTGACTCTAAATTGATTGATTTCGTTCAGCGAAAAGTTGATAAGCTAGAAGCTATTTACGAACGAATAGTAGACGGAGAGGTATTTCTAAAACTCGAGAATGGTGAAGCGGTTGATAATAAGATCGTGGAAATCAAACTTAATATTCCGGGCAACCAGCTTTTTGTGAAAGAGCAGAGCGATTCTTTTGAAGCCGCTGCTGACAATGCAGTGGAGGTTTTAAAACGACAACTGAAAAAACATAAAGAGAAACAATCCGCGTATTAA
- a CDS encoding UDP-glucose dehydrogenase family protein: MKLAVVGTGYVGLVTGTCFAETGNTVTCVDIDERKVTKLRNGEIPIYEPGLDALFDRNIKQGRLHFTTNLKEGIEGAKVIFLALPTPPGEDGSADLQYVLKVASDLGPLLEDYTVIVDKSTVPVGTAEKVRAKIAEKAKVDFNVVSNPEFLREGVAVEDFMKPDRVVVGTNSPKAQDVMDKLYAPMVRQGNPVIFMDEASAELTKYAANSFLATKITFMNEIANLCELLGADVDMVRKGIGTDTRIGKRFLFAGIGYGGSCFPKDVQALAKSAKDADYNFKILNSVMDINKGQKTRLIDKAKQYYGGDLNGKTIAIWGLAFKPYTDDIREAPALYNIEQLLEAGAKVKVYDPEAMKNVREIVGDKIEYCVDEYHAAEQADTIFIMTEWPIFRTPDFEKLSSILKGKVIFDGRNLYEPDAMKELGFVYYSIGRKDIHE, from the coding sequence ATGAAGTTAGCAGTAGTAGGAACAGGGTACGTTGGTCTAGTAACCGGAACATGTTTTGCCGAAACGGGCAATACCGTCACCTGTGTTGATATTGATGAGAGAAAAGTAACTAAGCTAAGAAATGGCGAAATTCCGATTTATGAGCCTGGTCTAGATGCCCTTTTTGATCGTAATATTAAGCAAGGCCGCCTTCATTTTACCACCAATCTGAAAGAAGGTATTGAAGGAGCCAAAGTTATTTTCTTAGCACTACCTACTCCTCCCGGTGAAGACGGCTCGGCCGATCTACAGTACGTGCTAAAAGTAGCTTCTGATTTAGGTCCTCTTTTAGAAGACTACACTGTGATTGTAGACAAAAGCACCGTTCCGGTAGGTACTGCCGAGAAAGTACGGGCTAAGATTGCCGAAAAAGCTAAGGTAGACTTCAACGTAGTATCCAATCCTGAATTTTTGCGAGAAGGGGTAGCAGTAGAAGACTTTATGAAGCCTGACCGCGTAGTTGTAGGAACGAATTCGCCTAAAGCGCAGGATGTTATGGATAAGCTCTACGCTCCAATGGTGCGACAAGGTAACCCGGTAATCTTTATGGATGAGGCTTCGGCAGAACTTACTAAGTACGCTGCTAACTCATTCTTGGCTACCAAAATTACGTTCATGAACGAGATTGCCAACCTATGCGAATTGCTAGGGGCTGATGTAGACATGGTACGCAAAGGTATTGGTACCGACACTCGAATTGGGAAGCGATTTTTATTTGCGGGTATTGGCTACGGCGGAAGTTGCTTTCCTAAAGATGTACAAGCACTAGCCAAATCAGCCAAAGATGCCGACTACAACTTCAAAATTTTAAACTCAGTAATGGATATCAACAAAGGCCAAAAGACTCGCCTTATTGATAAAGCTAAGCAGTACTACGGTGGTGATTTAAATGGTAAAACGATCGCTATTTGGGGATTAGCCTTCAAGCCTTACACTGACGATATCCGAGAGGCTCCTGCATTGTACAACATAGAGCAACTGCTAGAAGCCGGAGCAAAAGTAAAGGTATATGACCCCGAGGCTATGAAAAATGTGCGGGAGATTGTAGGCGATAAAATTGAGTACTGTGTAGATGAGTACCATGCGGCCGAGCAAGCCGATACTATCTTCATCATGACTGAGTGGCCCATTTTCCGTACACCAGATTTCGAGAAACTTTCGTCAATTCTGAAAGGAAAGGTTATCTTTGACGGCAGAAACCTTTATGAACCAGATGCTATGAAAGAACTCGGTTTTGTGTACTATAGCATCGGAAGAAAAGACATTCATGAGTAA